In Microvenator marinus, one genomic interval encodes:
- a CDS encoding heme lyase CcmF/NrfE family subunit — MKLLGTAALYAALYFSIVGMALSWVAGQTQSRRFLISSRWATYATFGAIATASSVLMHALFTHDFSIQYVASFSDESMPLFYLMGAMWGGQAGSLLFWTSIVAITTASCMYVNRNKYQDMMPWVSFVSLAVITGLLVILVFGSNPFEPFSIIDDPTKGKGLNPLLQTPKMVVHPPSLLTGMATMTIPFAFAMAALIAKNFSNAWVEASRQWILIPWFFLSIGNMLGGMWAYEELGWGGYWAWDPVENASFLPWLTTTALIHSLMIQERRGMLKRWNLGLMIGSFILTIFGTYITRSGLIESVHSFAQSEIGPYFLVLLVSVTVIGFGMFAWRWPSMKAEQRLDSTASKEAAFIFNNWLFMAMTGVVLFGTMWPKVKEGIWGQEITIGPLWFNKWMAPMGLVLLLLMGLGTVMSWRKTTGKSFKKNFIWPTITMLVLTPLSLAIYWFARAQYLGVNPNPNDVTYAVIAVALCFFAGAASVEEFVRGILARRKSHEESVVKAIYELLVKQRRRYGGYIIHIGILFAFIAFAGNALKIEKDISIARGETVTVGDYTFKFNNLREKNDQEKLLIIADMDVTQRGKMLYTIHPGKAIFHTSPNMPTSEIDIRSTPLEDVYVALVNYDSTGTRASFKIFVSPFTWWFWFGAAVLMFGTMICMWPTREGLHSLRPTSHLVARVALVSSFLFLAMLPMLLLAVESFTPWGSALRYELVANTHIITETTDLP; from the coding sequence ATGAAATTGCTAGGGACAGCAGCTCTCTACGCTGCACTCTATTTCAGCATCGTTGGCATGGCACTCAGCTGGGTTGCCGGCCAAACTCAGTCACGGCGCTTTCTCATTTCGAGTCGTTGGGCGACCTACGCCACGTTCGGGGCTATCGCGACCGCGAGTAGCGTGCTTATGCACGCCCTCTTTACGCACGACTTTAGCATCCAGTACGTGGCGTCTTTCTCCGATGAATCCATGCCGCTCTTCTACTTGATGGGCGCTATGTGGGGTGGACAGGCGGGTAGTTTGCTCTTCTGGACTTCTATCGTGGCAATCACCACTGCCAGCTGCATGTATGTCAACCGCAACAAATACCAGGACATGATGCCCTGGGTTTCCTTTGTGAGCCTCGCCGTAATCACAGGCTTGTTGGTGATCCTCGTTTTCGGGTCGAATCCCTTTGAACCGTTTTCGATCATCGACGACCCAACAAAAGGAAAAGGCCTAAATCCGCTGCTTCAAACCCCCAAAATGGTGGTACATCCGCCGAGCCTCTTGACTGGAATGGCCACCATGACCATTCCGTTCGCGTTCGCGATGGCTGCACTGATCGCAAAGAACTTCTCAAATGCATGGGTCGAGGCTTCGCGTCAATGGATCCTCATTCCGTGGTTCTTCCTCAGTATCGGAAACATGCTTGGCGGAATGTGGGCCTATGAAGAGCTCGGTTGGGGTGGCTACTGGGCCTGGGACCCCGTTGAGAACGCATCATTCTTGCCATGGTTGACCACCACAGCGTTGATTCACTCACTGATGATCCAAGAACGGCGTGGCATGTTAAAGCGCTGGAATCTTGGGCTTATGATCGGTTCCTTCATCCTGACGATTTTTGGTACCTACATCACCCGAAGTGGACTCATCGAGTCCGTACACTCCTTCGCTCAAAGTGAGATTGGACCGTACTTCCTTGTCCTTTTGGTCAGTGTGACAGTCATTGGTTTTGGCATGTTCGCCTGGCGATGGCCGTCGATGAAAGCCGAGCAAAGGCTCGATAGCACCGCGTCCAAAGAAGCTGCGTTCATCTTCAATAACTGGCTCTTCATGGCCATGACCGGCGTGGTTCTCTTCGGCACCATGTGGCCAAAGGTCAAAGAAGGAATCTGGGGCCAAGAAATCACGATCGGACCACTATGGTTCAATAAGTGGATGGCCCCGATGGGCCTAGTTCTCCTCCTTCTGATGGGGCTTGGTACCGTCATGTCTTGGCGCAAGACCACCGGAAAGAGTTTTAAGAAGAACTTTATCTGGCCAACCATCACCATGCTCGTGCTTACTCCGCTCTCCCTTGCCATTTACTGGTTCGCACGCGCCCAATACTTGGGCGTTAACCCAAACCCGAACGATGTTACCTACGCCGTGATCGCAGTCGCGCTTTGTTTCTTCGCCGGCGCAGCGTCCGTTGAAGAATTCGTCCGAGGCATCTTGGCTCGCCGAAAGTCGCATGAAGAGTCTGTTGTCAAAGCGATCTACGAACTCTTGGTTAAACAGCGCAGACGATATGGCGGCTACATTATCCACATCGGAATTCTCTTCGCCTTCATTGCATTCGCAGGAAACGCGCTCAAGATTGAGAAGGATATCTCCATCGCACGTGGTGAAACCGTCACCGTTGGCGACTACACCTTCAAATTCAATAATCTTAGAGAAAAGAATGACCAGGAGAAGTTGCTGATCATCGCCGATATGGACGTGACCCAGCGCGGGAAGATGCTCTACACCATCCACCCTGGCAAAGCGATTTTCCACACGTCGCCAAACATGCCGACCAGTGAAATCGACATCCGTTCCACGCCACTTGAGGACGTCTACGTTGCGCTAGTCAACTACGACTCAACGGGCACCCGGGCGAGCTTCAAGATCTTCGTCTCACCATTTACGTGGTGGTTCTGGTTTGGCGCTGCGGTCTTGATGTTTGGCACGATGATCTGCATGTGGCCAACACGCGAAGGTCTCCATTCTCTAAGACCGACCTCGCACCTTGTGGCCCGAGTTGCCCTGGTCTCTAGTTTTCTCTTCCTCGCCATGCTGCCGATGTTGTTGCTTGCCGTGGAATCGTTTACACCATGGGGCTCAGCGTTGCGCTATGAACTGGTAGCCAACACTCATATCATTACCGAAACTACCGACTTACCATGA
- a CDS encoding cytochrome c maturation protein CcmE, whose amino-acid sequence MTEQYDLDPDSPIEAELEEESGKSTPWLLIVGLLMAAVGVAFLVMDGMGAETYFYTVDQAVAKGPDLVGQKVRIKGKVEPGTIVGNDGELHRKFNVIENGKSIAVTYDKAMPDTFDEDMEVVVEGVVSDDMIVEANEVLVKCPSRYEGAPPTAHQPQASL is encoded by the coding sequence ATGACAGAGCAATACGACTTGGATCCAGATTCACCCATCGAGGCAGAGCTCGAAGAAGAGAGTGGCAAGTCTACTCCTTGGCTCTTGATCGTTGGACTTCTCATGGCCGCTGTGGGCGTGGCCTTTTTGGTCATGGACGGAATGGGCGCAGAAACCTATTTCTACACCGTTGATCAGGCCGTAGCGAAAGGTCCGGACCTCGTGGGCCAAAAAGTACGTATCAAGGGAAAGGTTGAACCCGGTACGATCGTAGGCAATGACGGAGAACTGCATCGCAAGTTCAACGTGATTGAAAACGGAAAATCAATCGCTGTGACTTACGATAAGGCGATGCCCGACACCTTCGATGAAGACATGGAAGTGGTTGTGGAAGGCGTCGTTTCTGACGATATGATCGTCGAGGCGAACGAAGTCCTCGTAAAGTGTCCAAGCCGGTACGAAGGGGCTCCGCCCACCGCGCATCAACCTCAAGCATCCCTCTAG
- a CDS encoding protein kinase domain-containing protein: MSEDRFKQARKSLIDRQNQRQFEDDDFGDEATAMVNLSSLPPMQNDAPGDEATEMFSIDAYGNPKPSGAGPGVQVQGHGPQSGGYGQPPQSGGYGQPPQSGGYAQPGSSPGLVIGQSQEPEGATQFLNIAELAAGAPAPSEQNTQFVDINALQAGAGVSNSNSVENDPVLKQEYAYGPENIQSGELTLIFAQNRMGRQVVLKRIWEGDVNTMPFEISQRCMMLDQIKHPHLLGITGMLASPSGAWVEMPMPSGYQLTNVLAQNGPQNPELVVQWVNQIAQALAHIHQFQFVYANLTTDSVWVQDDGNIMIEPFDIVAFQDRGNLGPFGPPELNIPPQQRQVYPATDVYSLAAVCVAMLSGYPLNLAITPQLPAPFSGACIQGLQQDPAQRIATPADFAAALAPQKGSGGKGIKGIPPEHRMKVGIGVFALIAVLVLGIGYVSQQKPKPKPVAGPDIAVAPPDNLEEPTPNTENAAGEDAPAEDPKPGLPEGLAKETDPRVAVTLSYETNPLPPEETADAPVEKDQERADNARKVAQEAVKGINRLTRKSQQEQYSIALEKMAEAIRYSELTDEDKKFIEDLYDASLVKEIRKESVEQVRNSIKDDKISAARLYYQQLSKIDPGADQQGFFNRNKLLKAVKVERTEEPSP, from the coding sequence ATGTCAGAAGACCGGTTCAAACAGGCACGCAAAAGCCTCATTGATCGCCAGAATCAACGCCAATTCGAAGATGATGACTTCGGCGATGAAGCTACAGCGATGGTAAATTTGAGTTCGCTACCTCCCATGCAGAACGATGCCCCGGGAGATGAAGCGACCGAAATGTTCTCGATCGACGCGTACGGAAACCCAAAACCTTCCGGCGCAGGTCCAGGTGTTCAAGTCCAAGGGCACGGCCCTCAAAGCGGCGGTTACGGGCAGCCTCCACAAAGTGGTGGATACGGGCAGCCTCCCCAAAGCGGTGGCTATGCTCAGCCCGGCTCGAGTCCGGGGCTTGTGATCGGTCAATCGCAGGAGCCTGAAGGGGCGACCCAATTCCTGAATATCGCCGAGTTAGCGGCCGGTGCGCCTGCTCCAAGCGAACAGAATACTCAATTTGTCGATATCAATGCCTTGCAAGCAGGGGCTGGAGTCTCGAACTCGAACTCCGTCGAAAACGACCCGGTACTCAAACAAGAGTATGCGTATGGCCCTGAAAACATCCAGTCTGGTGAGCTCACGCTGATTTTCGCCCAGAACAGGATGGGCCGCCAAGTCGTGCTCAAGCGAATTTGGGAGGGGGACGTAAACACCATGCCTTTTGAGATCAGCCAACGCTGCATGATGCTCGACCAGATCAAACATCCCCACCTTTTGGGTATTACTGGGATGTTGGCTAGCCCGTCTGGTGCCTGGGTGGAAATGCCCATGCCGTCTGGCTATCAGCTTACGAACGTGCTCGCGCAGAACGGCCCGCAGAACCCCGAACTCGTGGTTCAGTGGGTCAATCAAATCGCGCAGGCGCTGGCTCATATCCACCAGTTCCAGTTTGTTTACGCAAACCTCACCACCGATTCTGTCTGGGTTCAGGATGATGGAAACATCATGATCGAACCCTTCGACATCGTGGCGTTCCAAGATCGAGGGAATCTCGGGCCCTTTGGGCCACCAGAACTCAATATTCCTCCGCAGCAGCGTCAGGTTTATCCCGCAACGGACGTCTACAGCTTGGCTGCTGTTTGTGTGGCCATGCTCTCCGGCTACCCGCTCAATCTGGCTATTACGCCCCAGCTGCCGGCACCGTTCTCGGGTGCTTGTATTCAAGGGCTTCAGCAAGATCCTGCACAGAGGATCGCGACGCCGGCTGATTTTGCGGCGGCTCTTGCTCCACAAAAAGGCTCGGGAGGTAAAGGTATCAAGGGGATTCCACCGGAACACCGCATGAAGGTGGGAATTGGAGTCTTTGCCCTAATCGCAGTTCTCGTCTTAGGCATCGGATACGTTTCTCAGCAGAAGCCGAAGCCCAAGCCTGTTGCCGGGCCGGATATCGCAGTTGCGCCGCCAGATAACCTGGAAGAGCCAACGCCAAATACCGAGAACGCCGCAGGGGAAGACGCTCCGGCCGAAGACCCAAAGCCAGGGCTTCCCGAGGGTCTGGCCAAAGAGACAGACCCGAGAGTCGCGGTTACACTCAGTTATGAGACCAACCCGCTGCCTCCAGAAGAAACGGCAGATGCCCCTGTTGAGAAAGACCAAGAGCGCGCTGATAATGCGAGGAAAGTTGCACAAGAGGCCGTCAAGGGCATCAATCGTCTGACCAGAAAGTCTCAACAAGAGCAATACAGCATCGCACTTGAGAAGATGGCAGAAGCCATTCGCTATTCCGAACTCACCGATGAAGATAAGAAATTTATCGAAGATCTTTATGACGCCTCGCTCGTTAAGGAGATCCGAAAGGAATCGGTTGAGCAAGTTCGGAACTCCATCAAGGACGATAAGATTAGCGCCGCACGGCTCTATTATCAGCAACTTAGTAAGATCGACCCAGGTGCGGATCAGCAAGGATTCTTCAATAGAAACAAGCTGCTTAAGGCCGTTAAAGTCGAACGAACTGAAGAACCGAGTCCATAG
- a CDS encoding CpaF family protein, which yields MIPKEIFDQSIKRYFKCIQPYLEDDSVSEIMINGPDDIWIEVKGKLQKTEAVFDNEDDLMGGAKNIAQYVGKTLNELNPRLDARLPDGSRVHVIIPPCARNGVSIAIRRFGKFDLTIDKLISYGSITHEAAKFIECCVHSEKNIMVAGGTGSGKTSLLNCVSTLIDPAERIIVIEDSTELQLQQPHVLMLEARQADSKGRGKVEIGDLFRSAMRLRPDRVVIGEIRGGEALDLIQAMTSGHGGSMSTTHATYPDDTLRRLETMCMMSEVELPLKAIRSQVASAINIIIQTSRFNDGSRKLTHIVECLGLDEIGEYRIYPLFEFKHRGYEPGTGKVLGQMEALGNIPTFADDIKTRGLDYDENWFKPPRH from the coding sequence ATGATCCCTAAAGAGATATTCGATCAGTCGATCAAACGGTACTTCAAGTGCATTCAGCCATACCTTGAGGATGATTCCGTCTCTGAGATCATGATCAATGGACCCGACGATATCTGGATCGAGGTCAAGGGTAAGCTTCAAAAGACTGAGGCGGTTTTCGACAACGAAGATGATTTGATGGGCGGTGCCAAGAACATCGCTCAGTACGTTGGGAAGACGCTCAACGAACTCAACCCTCGACTTGATGCGCGTCTGCCAGACGGGAGTCGTGTTCACGTCATCATTCCACCCTGTGCTCGAAACGGGGTCTCGATTGCCATCCGTCGATTCGGTAAGTTCGACCTGACCATCGACAAACTCATCAGCTACGGCTCGATTACGCACGAAGCCGCAAAATTCATCGAGTGCTGCGTGCACTCGGAAAAGAATATCATGGTCGCCGGCGGTACCGGATCTGGAAAAACCTCGCTTCTGAACTGTGTGTCCACCCTGATCGACCCAGCTGAGCGCATCATTGTGATCGAGGACTCGACCGAGCTACAGCTCCAACAGCCCCACGTACTCATGCTCGAGGCGCGGCAGGCGGACTCAAAGGGCCGTGGCAAAGTCGAAATCGGCGACCTCTTCCGCTCCGCGATGCGTTTGCGCCCAGACCGCGTGGTCATCGGTGAGATTCGTGGTGGTGAGGCCCTCGACCTGATTCAGGCCATGACCTCCGGTCACGGTGGCTCAATGTCTACCACTCACGCCACCTATCCGGACGATACGTTGAGACGTTTGGAAACCATGTGTATGATGTCCGAGGTGGAACTGCCGCTCAAAGCGATTCGCTCTCAGGTGGCGTCCGCCATCAATATCATCATTCAGACTTCTCGATTCAACGATGGTTCGAGAAAGCTGACGCATATTGTGGAGTGCCTTGGACTCGATGAAATCGGCGAATACAGAATTTATCCGCTCTTTGAATTCAAGCATCGTGGCTACGAGCCTGGCACCGGAAAAGTCCTCGGACAAATGGAAGCTCTTGGAAATATTCCAACTTTCGCCGATGATATTAAGACGCGTGGACTAGATTACGACGAAAACTGGTTCAAACCACCGAGGCATTAA
- a CDS encoding cytochrome c biogenesis protein: MRLRKLYWGLLIAASSLMLFALYLVFFSAPIEQTMGIVQKIFYTHVPAAMAAYAGFTVASVASLAYLMRPRAGWDALSQTGVEIGLLFCLYVFVSGPLWAYKAWGKAWVWDPQLTATFVLFLLYGGAFLIRSFAGNSERIKKIAAAATIFAFVDIPIVHYAVRKWGGLHPTVEREGGGGLSDEIAFSFRFSMLAVLLVFVVLVWLASRIRARQLALDRLYVDFEDYSRSVK, translated from the coding sequence ATGAGACTTAGAAAACTCTACTGGGGGCTACTAATCGCAGCCTCTTCTTTGATGTTGTTTGCTCTCTATCTGGTGTTCTTTAGCGCCCCCATTGAGCAAACCATGGGCATTGTGCAGAAGATTTTCTACACGCATGTGCCCGCCGCGATGGCCGCCTACGCGGGCTTTACCGTAGCTTCCGTTGCGAGCCTCGCCTACCTCATGAGACCTCGAGCCGGCTGGGATGCACTCTCTCAGACAGGCGTAGAAATAGGTCTCTTGTTTTGCCTTTACGTCTTTGTTTCCGGACCCCTCTGGGCTTACAAAGCGTGGGGCAAGGCATGGGTTTGGGACCCTCAACTGACTGCGACCTTTGTACTTTTCTTACTCTACGGCGGGGCCTTCTTGATTCGAAGCTTTGCCGGCAACTCTGAGCGCATTAAGAAAATTGCAGCTGCTGCGACGATCTTCGCATTTGTGGACATCCCAATCGTTCACTACGCCGTGCGAAAGTGGGGCGGCTTGCACCCAACCGTTGAGCGCGAAGGCGGCGGAGGTCTCTCGGACGAAATCGCCTTTAGTTTCCGATTTTCCATGCTCGCCGTACTTCTGGTCTTTGTGGTCCTCGTGTGGCTTGCATCCCGAATCCGCGCGCGACAGCTAGCTCTCGACCGCCTCTACGTCGATTTTGAAGATTACTCGAGGTCTGTGAAATGA